CAGTTTGTTGTCGATGTCTTGAAGGATATGAATGATGACATCTTCTATATTATTGTCAACGAAGCGGGGGCAAGTGTCTATTCAGCGTCGGAGGTAGCGAGGGAAGAGTTTCCTGACCTTCAGGTAGAGGAAAGAAGTGCCGTCTCGATTGCGAGGCGTTTACAGGACCCACTGGCTGAACTGGTGAAAATAGACCCGAAATCGGTTGGTGTCGGACAATATCAGCATGACGTATCACAGAAGAAGCTGAATGATTCACTGACGTTCGTGGTGGAAACGGCAGTGAACCAGGTGGGGGTCAACGTGAATACGGCATCGTCTTCCTTGTTGCAGTATGTAGCGGGATTATCGAAGACAGTCGCGAACAATATTGTGAAGAAGAGAGAAGAAGAAGGAAAGTTCCAATCAAGGGCACAGCTGAAGAAAATACCGAGACTTGGGGCCAAAACGTACGAGCAGTGCATTGGCTTCTTAAGGATCATGGAAGGAAAAGAAGTGCTCGACCGTACAGCCATCCACCCGGATAACTATCAGGATGTAAAGCGTCTCCTTTCAAAAGTGGGGATGAGTGAGAAGGATATAGGGTCTGAAGAATTGAAGCATGCCCTGAGTCAATTGAATGTGGAAGATGTTTCAGGGGAATTGGAGATTGGTCAATTGACGTTGAAGGACATCATCGATGCATTGATCCGTCCTGGCCGGGATCCCCGGGATGAGTTCCCAAAACCGTTGCTCAAGAAAGATGTACTGAAACTTGAGGATCTAACCGAAGGAATGGAGCTGCAGGGAACCGTTCGCAACGTAGTGGACTTTGGTGCATTCATCGATATCGGGGTGAAGCAAGACGGACTTGTTCATATATCGAAACTGAAAAACGGTTACGTCAAGCACCCGTTGGATGTGGTATCGGTTGGTGACGTTGTTACCGTATGGGTGGACAGTGTAGATGCCCAAAAAGGAAGAGTCGGATTGACGATGGTTCAATAAATAATAAAGAGCTGACTTGGCGCAGGTTGCCTTGGTCGGCTCTTTTTAATGAGGGCTGCGGATTTGGCCGTGTAAAGCTGTGCGCAACCAATAAGGAAATCTATTGGGATCAAGCGCATTTTGTAGGAAGACCGGATGTGCCGGCCATTACGAACAATTCTTCTTTCTGTAAAAATACCAGCATTGGTTGAGCAGTTTGATCTGATAACGGTCTTTCTCAAGATAAGCCTTCCGCAATTGATTCACGAGCCATTTAGGCATGAGTAAACCTCCTTGTCACCCGGAAACCAGTCAAATTGAGTGAAGCGGCACTCCGCGGCGTAGTGTATCGTGTCTAAACAGTAAGGGTGATACTTAGTTTATGCTATAATAGGTTGTCATGTTCTAACGAAGAAAGAAGGATGATTATGACCAATGAAGAATTGCAGGTTTTAGTGGAAGAAATATCTGACCGATTCTTCCAACTGCCGTTCCAGCATAAAGCATATTTCAATCCCCGGTTAAGAACGACCGGAGGAAGGTATATGCTCGGAAGCCACAATATCGATATCAACCGGAAGTACCTGGTCGAGCATGGATTGGATGAGCTGATTGGGATCATCAAGCATGAGCTCGTTCATTATCATCTTCATCTTCAAGGGAAAGGGTACAAGCACGGGGACCAGGATTTCAAAGACCTGCTGAAAAAGGTGGGAGGTCCGAGATACTGCGCTTCACTGCCTGAAAGCACAAAGAGAAAGCGGATCCTTACCTATATATGTTCAAAGTGTCATCTGCAGTATGAAAGAAGAAGAAAGATCAATACTGGCAAATATGTGTGCGGACGCTGCAGGGGCAAGCTCTTGTTTAAGAAGGAAGAACTGATCGAATTTAGAGCATGAAGGATCCTGACCTGCAACAGCAGCCTTCAGTCTGAAAAAGTGACTGAAAGTGGTTGACAAGAAAGCGATGAGTCATTATAATCATAAGAGTCGATAAGACGAGTTAAGCGATGGAATACTTCACGTTCCGCAGTAGCTCAGTGGTAGAGCTATCGGCTGTTAACCGATCGGTCGCAAGTTCGAATCTTGCCTGCGGAGCCATTTTTATGGGGAAGTACTCAAGTGGCTGAAGAGGCGCCCCTGCTAAGGGTGTAGGTCGGGCAACCGGCGCGAGGGTTCAAATCCCTCCTTCTCCGCCATAAAATTTTTAGAACGTGGCCCGTTGGTCAAGCGGTTAAGACACCGCCCTTTCACGGCGGTAACACGGGTTCGAATCCCGTACGGGTCATACTTACTTCTTTATTGTCCTCCTGATCAACATTGTTGTTAAGACAGAGGCATGACCGGAGTACGTGTTTACATCAAAGATCATTTCTGGTCCGGTAGTTCAGTTGGTTAGAATGCCTGCCTGTCACGCAGGAGGTCGCGGGTTCGAGTCCCGTCCGGACCGCCAGATTTTTTTAAAAAAGTGATTGACTTATAAGAGTCGGACATGCTATTATATAAACCTCGTCACTTTTTGACAACTCATTGGGCTATAGCCAAGCGGTAAGGCATCGCACTTTGACTGCGACATGCGTTGGTTCGAATCCAGCTAGCCCAGCCATTTACGAGCCATTAGCTCAGTTGGTAGAGCATCTGACTTTTAATCAGAGGGTCGAAGGTTCGAGTCCTTCATGGCTCACCATTGATTTTGTTCAACAAAATCAATTCATATCATCTCCGCTTTGACGGAGGAAACACAGATCATGCGGGTGTGGCGGAATTGGCAGACGCACCAGACTTAGGATCTGGCGCCGCAAGGCGTGGGGGTTCAAGTCCCTTCACCCGCACTTTTAAAAAAGATTTAAAAAGTTATTGACATAAAACGTTATCCTCGATATAATATTGTTTGTCGCTTTAAAACGCGGTCGTGGCGGAATGGCAGACGCGCTAGGTTGAGGGCCTAGTGGGGGCGACCCCGTGGAGGTTCAAGTCCTCTCGGCCGCACCAAAAAGTTTCAAAGGAATATTGCGCCCGTAGCTCAATTGGATAGAGCGTTTGACTACGGATCAAAAGGTTAGGGGTTCGACTCCTCTCGGGCGCGCCATCTTGTTTCTACTAGCGAGTGTTACACGCAAGATCATACATATGCTTTTCTGACGGGAAGTAGCTCAGCTTGGTAGAGCACTTGGTTTGGGACCAAGGGGTCGCAGGTTCGAATCCTGTCTTCCCGACCATCACAATCTTATATGCGGGTGTAGTTTAGTGGTAAAACCTCAGCCTTCCAAGCTGATGATGAGGGTTCGATTCCCTTCACCCGCTCCAAACATTACCTTTAATTGAACCTTGAAAACTGAACAAAACAAGACAATACGTCAACGTTAATTCTAGATTTATTTTAAAGAGCTATTCAAACTTTTATCGGAGAGTTTGATCCTGGCTCAGGACGAACGCTGGCGGCGTGCCTAATACATGCAAGTCGAGCGGATTGATGGGAGCTTGCTCCCTGATATCAGCGGCGGACGGGTGAGTAACACGTGGGTAACCTGCCTGTAAGATCGGGATAACTCCGGGAAACCGGGGCTAATACCGGATAATTCATTCCCTCGCATGAGGGGGATGTTGAAAGGTGGCTTTTAGCTACCACTTACAGATGGACCCGCGGCGCATTAGCTAGTTGGTGAGGTAACGGCTCACCAAGGCGACGATGCGTAGCCGACCTGAGAGGGTGATCGGCCACACTGGGACTGAGACACGGCCCAGACTCCTACGGGAGGCAGCAGTAGGGAATCTTCCGCAATGGACGAAAGTCTGACGGAGCAACGCCGCGTGAGTGATGAAGGTTTTCGGATCGTAAAGCTCTGTTGTTAGGGAAGAACAAGTGCCGTTCAAATAGGGCGGCACCTTGACGGTACCTAACCAGAAAGCCACGGCTAACTACGTGCCAGCAGCCGCGGTAATACGTAGGTGGCAAGCGTTGTCCGGAATTATTGGGCGTAAAGCGCGCGCAGGTGGTTCCTTAAGTCTGATGTGAAAGCCCACGGCTCAACCGTGGAGGGTCATTGGAAACTGGGGAACTTGAGTGCAGAAGAGGAAAGTGGAATTCCAAGTGTAGCGGTGAAATGCGTAGATATTTGGAGGAACACCAGTGGCGAAGGCGACTTTCTGGTCTGTAACTGACACTGAGGCGCGAAAGCGTGGGGAGCAAACAGGATTAGATACCCTGGTAGTCCACGCCGTAAACGATGAGTGCTAAGTGTTAGGGGTTTCCGCCCCTTAGTGCTGCAGCTAACGCATTAAGCACTCCGCCTGGGGAGTACGGTCGCAAGACTGAAACTCAAAGGAATTGACGGGGGCCCGCACAAGCGGTGGAGCATGTGGTTTAATTCGAAGCAACGCGAAGAACCTTACCAGGTCTTGACATCCTCTGACAACCCTAGAGATAGGGCTTTCCCCTTCGGGGGACAGAGTGACAGGTGGTGCATGGTTGTCGTCAGCTCGTGTCGTGAGATGTTGGGTTAAGTCCCGCAACGAGCGCAACCCTTGATCTTAGTTGCCAGCATTCAGTTGGGCACTCTAGGATGACTGCCGGTGACAAACCGGAGGAAGGTGGGGATGACGTCAAATCATCATGCCCCCTTATGACCTGGGCTACACACGTGCTACAATGGACGGTACAAAGGGCTGCAAGACCGCGAGGTTTAGCCAATCCCATAAAACCGTTCTCAGTTCGGATTGCAGGCTGCAACTCGCCTGCATGAAGCTGGAATCGCTAGTAATCGCGGATCAGCATGCCGCGGTGAATACGTTCCGGGCCTTGTACACACCGCCCGTCACACCACGAGAGTTTGTAACACCCGAAGTCGGTGAGGTAACCTTTGGAGCCAGCCGCCTAAGGTGGGACAGATGATTGGGGTGAAGTCGTAACAAGGTAGCCGTATCGGAAGGTGCGGCTGGATCACCTCCTTTCTAAGGAAGATTTACTAAAACGTTTGACAGTCGAAGTTTTGTTCAGTTTTGATGGTTTAATTATCATCAAAACTTTTTGTCTCTTCTGAGACAGAAATTTGTTCTTTGAAAACTAGATAAAGATAAATTGATAGTCAAGAAAATTACCGAGTATCGCCATTTTAGGTTTTAAACCTTATGTAACAACCAATTCGGTTAAGTTATGAAGGGCGCACGGTGGATGCCTTGGCACTAGGAGCCGACGAAGGACGGGACTAACACCGATATGCTTTGGGGAGCTGTAAGTGAGCTTTGATCCAGAGATTTCCGAATGGGGGAACCCATTGTTCGTAATGGAACAATATCCATATTTGAATACATAGAGTATGGAAGGCAGACCCAGGGAACTGAAACATCTAAGTACCTGGAGGAAGAGAAAGCAATTGCGATTCCCTGAGTAGCGGCGAGCGAAACGGGATGTAGCCCAAACCAAGAGGCTTGCCTCTTGGGGTTGTAGGACACTCTATACGGAGTTACAAAGGAATGAAGTAGACGAAGAAGTCTGGAAAGGCTCGTCAAAGAAGGTAACAACCCTGTAGTTGAAACTTCATTCTCTCTTGAGTGGATCCTGAGTACGGCGGAACACGTGAAATTCCGTCGGAATCTGGGAGGACCATCTCCCAAGGCTAAATACTACCTAGTGACCGATAGTGAACCAGTACCGTGAGGGAAAGGTGAAAAGCACCCCGGAAGGGGGAGTGAAATAGAACCTGAAACCGTGTGCCTACAAGTAGTCAGAGCCCGTTAACGGGTGATGGCGTGCCTTTTGTAGAATGAACCGGCGAGTTACGATCCCATGCAAGGTTAAGTTGATAAGACGGAGCCGCAGCGAAAGCGAGTCTGAATAGGGCGAATTTTAGTATGTGGTCGTAGACCCGAAACCAGGTGATCTACCCATGTCCAGGATGAAGTTCAGGTAACACTGAATGGAGGTCCGAACCCACGCACGTTGAAAAGTGCGGGGATGAGGGTAGCGGAGAAATTCCAATCGAACTTGGAGATAGCTGGTTCTCTCCGAAATAGCTTTAGGGCTAGCCTCATGTGTAAGAGTCTTGGAGGTAGAGCACTGTTTGGACTAGGGGCCCTCATCGGGTTACCGAATTCAGACAAACTCCGAATGCCAAAGACTTATCCATGGGAGTCAGACTGCGAGTGATAAGATCCGTAGTCGAAAGGGAAACAGCCCAGACCACCAGCTAAGGTCCCAAAGTATACGTTAAGTGGAAAAGGATGTGGAGTTGCTTAGACAACCAGGATGTTGGCTTAGAAGCAGCCACCATTTAAAGAGTGCGTAATAGCTCACTGGTCGAGTGACTCTGCGCCGAAAATGTACCGGGGCTAAACGTATCACCGAAGCTGTGGATTGACACCTTTAGGTGTCAGTGGTAGGAGAGCGTTCTAAGGACTGCGAAGCTAGACCGTAAGGACTGGTGGAGTGCTTAGAAGTGAGAATGCCGGTATGAGTAGCGAAAGATGGGTGAGAATCCCATCCACCGAATGCCTAAGGTTTCCTGAGGAAGGCTCGTCCGCTCAGGGTTAGTCAGGACCTAAGTCGAGGCCGATAGGCGTAGACGATGGACAACAGGTTGATATTCCTGTACCACCTCTTTTCCGTTTGAGCAATGGGGGGACGCAGGAGGATAGGGTAAGCGCACTGCTGGATATGTGCGTCTAAGCAGTTAGGCTGATGATGAGGCAAATCCCGTCATCGTGAAGGCTGAGCTGTGATAGCGAGCGAATTATAGTAGCGAAGTTCCTGATTCCACACTGCCAAGAAAAGCCTCTAGCGAGGGAAAAAGGTGCCTGTACCGCAAACCGACACAGGTAGGCGAGGAGAGAATCCTAAGGTGAGCGAGAGAACTCTCGTTAAGGAACTCGGCAAAATGACCCCGTAACTTCGGGAGAAGGGGTGCTCTGGTAGGGTGCAAGCCCGAGAGAGCCGCAGTGAATAGGCCCAGGCGACTGTTTAGCAAAAACACAGGTCTCTGCGAAGCCGTAAGGCGAAGTATAGGGGCTGACGCCTGCCCGGTGCTGGAAGGTTAAGAGGAGTGCTTAGCGCAAGCGAAGGTGCGAATCGAAGCCCCAGTAAACGGCGGCCGTAACTATAACGGTCCTAAGGTAGCGAAATTCCTTGTCGGGTAAGTTCCGACCCGCACGAAAGGCGTAACGAT
The nucleotide sequence above comes from Bacillus sp. KH172YL63. Encoded proteins:
- the cmpA gene encoding cortex morphogenetic protein CmpA; amino-acid sequence: MPKWLVNQLRKAYLEKDRYQIKLLNQCWYFYRKKNCS
- a CDS encoding SprT family protein, which gives rise to MTNEELQVLVEEISDRFFQLPFQHKAYFNPRLRTTGGRYMLGSHNIDINRKYLVEHGLDELIGIIKHELVHYHLHLQGKGYKHGDQDFKDLLKKVGGPRYCASLPESTKRKRILTYICSKCHLQYERRRKINTGKYVCGRCRGKLLFKKEELIEFRA